The following coding sequences lie in one Lolium perenne isolate Kyuss_39 chromosome 2, Kyuss_2.0, whole genome shotgun sequence genomic window:
- the LOC139830075 gene encoding uncharacterized protein, which translates to MPRSHNDGGEATNALRGEEGRRAACETGLRKKDKKRKRKSDKAPQPHPPAPSQENRAASVAVAQRVREIVAMNAKSLPADEILQRLTGERDHSVEDTFGDSDNGSLLESLQARKVALLVSNSIASLSSFAGGKRIRVCSGFVMCQSDNTGTSMILTSATLVRSLNGDNNMIPDVKVKVLLSDGHITDGHIFLVDFHYNVVVVKVAANLAHLEVFHLKGPTHNGSVLALGRAYEGGSLMCSRGQVVNQTSIFGCSELFVSSCKISMAGSGGPLVNYNGQVLGVNFYEKNQTSHLPMLIVSRILEQHQSFGKTISPWLGLKYTSLQTMPLGVLEPIYQKFPDVDQGLYISDVAEGSPADVAGLCNGDVLVKCNGKVLSSAPEFAAMLLDVCKEQLEAFGDCAGETMVVQIVTKRQRDGSTVSNSIAAEMLKESHYNRWPAPMPSYKPRVINIGV; encoded by the exons ATGCCTCGATCTCACAACGACGGCGGGGAGGCAACCAATGCGCTGCGCGGGGAGGAGGGCCGGCGTGCGGCCTGCGAGACGGGGCTGCGGAAGAAGgataagaagaggaagaggaagagcgaCAAGGCTCCGCAGCCACATCCACCTGCCCCGTCCCAGGAGAACCGCGCTGCCAGTGTTGCTGTGGCCCAGAGGGTGCGTGAGATAGTTGCCATGAACGCAAAGAGCTTGCCAGCTGACGAGATAC TTCAAAGGCTCACCGGCGAGCGTGACCATAGTGTGGAGGATACATTTGGCGATTCCGACAATGGCAGCCTGCTTGAGAGTCTCCAGGCTCGTAAAGTTGCATTATTGGTCTCAAACTCAATCGCCAGCTTGTCTTCTTTTGCAG GTGGCAAGAGGATCCGTGTCTGTTCAGGATTTGTGATGTGTCAGTCAGACAATACTGGTACAAGTATGATCTTAACTTCAGCAACACTTGTTAGATCTCTGAATGGAGATAATAACATGATACCTGATGTGAAG GTCAAGGTGCTTCTATCTGATGGGCATATAACTGATGGCCATATCTTTCTTGTGGATTTTCACTACAATGTAGTTGTTGTCAAAGTTGCAGCTAATTTAGCGCACCTTGAAGTCTTTCATCTGAAAGGCCCTACCCACAATGGATCTGTGCTAGCACTTGGGCGTGCATATGAAGGTGGTAGTCTCATGTGTTCACGTGGTCAAGTTGtaaaccaaacaagcatctttggGTGTTCGGAACTCTTTGTGTCAAGCTGCAAGATTTCCATG GCTGGTTCTGGAGGACCTCTTGTCAATTACAATGGTCAAGTTCTTGGTGTCAATTTTTACGAAAAGAATCAGACATCGCACCTCCCAATGCTGATTGTTTCAAGGATCCTGGAACAGCACCAGAGCTTTGG aaaaacaaTTAGCCCTTGGCTTGGATTAAAGTACACTTCTCTTCAAACGATGCCACTGGGAGTCCTGGAGCCAATCTATCAGAAATTCCCGGATGTTGACCAGGGTTTATATATTTCAGAC GTTGCAGAGGGGTCACCTGCTGATGTTGCTGGATTATGTAACGGTGATGTTCTTGTCAAATGCAATGGAAAAGTTCTATCCAGTGCCCCAGAG TTTGCTGCGATGTTACTGGATGTTTGCAAGGAGCAGTTGGAAGCCTTTGGAGATTGTGCAGGGGAAACCATGGTAGTTCAG ATTGTCACAAAGCGGCAAAGAGATGGCAGCACAGTATCAAATAGTATAGCTGCAGAGATGTTGAAAGAGTCCCACTATAACAG ATGGCCTGCCCCGATGCCAAGCTACAAGCCTCGCGTGATAAACATCGGCGTGTAG